One Telluria mixta DNA window includes the following coding sequences:
- the miaB gene encoding tRNA (N6-isopentenyl adenosine(37)-C2)-methylthiotransferase MiaB, which translates to MQKKVFIKTFGCQMNEYDSDKMADVLGASDGLVRTDTPDDADVILFNTCSVREKAQEKVFSDLGRLKELKRAKPELIIGVGGCVASQEGEAIVKRAPHVDMVFGPQTLHRLPQMIQLRRHTGAAQVDISFPEIEKFDHLPPAKVEGPVAYVSIMEGCSKYCSYCVVPYTRGEEVSRRFEDVLTEVAGLAAQGVKEIMLLGQNVNAFRGVMESGEIADFALLLEYVAEIPGIERLRFVTSHPKEFTQRLIDAYAKIPQLVNHLYLPVQHGSDRILQAMKRGYTGLEYKSIIRRIKAVRPNISISSDFIVGFPGETDADFEAMMKLVEDVGFDNSFSFIFSKRPGTPAANLADDTPHEVKLARLQRLQAQIDANTRKTSASMVGTVQRILVEGPSKKGGGELQGRTENNRVVNFFPGDDSAALIGQLVDVRITESLDYTLRGDLVASIDTIAKAS; encoded by the coding sequence ATGCAGAAAAAAGTATTCATCAAGACCTTCGGTTGCCAAATGAACGAGTACGACTCGGACAAGATGGCGGACGTGCTCGGCGCGTCCGATGGGCTCGTACGCACCGATACGCCGGATGACGCCGACGTGATCCTGTTCAACACCTGCTCCGTGCGCGAAAAAGCGCAGGAAAAGGTGTTTTCCGACCTCGGCCGCCTGAAGGAACTCAAGCGCGCCAAGCCCGAGCTGATCATCGGCGTGGGCGGCTGCGTGGCATCGCAGGAAGGCGAAGCCATCGTCAAGCGTGCGCCGCACGTGGACATGGTGTTCGGCCCGCAGACGCTGCACCGCCTGCCGCAGATGATCCAGCTGCGCCGCCACACGGGCGCGGCCCAGGTCGACATCAGCTTCCCGGAGATCGAAAAGTTCGACCACCTGCCCCCGGCCAAGGTCGAGGGTCCGGTCGCCTACGTGTCGATCATGGAAGGCTGCAGCAAATACTGCAGCTACTGCGTGGTGCCGTACACCCGCGGCGAGGAAGTCTCGCGCCGCTTCGAGGACGTGCTGACGGAAGTCGCCGGTCTGGCCGCGCAGGGCGTCAAGGAAATCATGCTGCTGGGGCAGAACGTGAACGCCTTCCGCGGCGTCATGGAATCGGGCGAAATCGCCGACTTTGCCCTGCTGCTCGAATACGTGGCCGAGATCCCTGGCATCGAGCGCCTGCGCTTCGTCACGAGCCACCCGAAGGAATTCACTCAGCGCCTGATCGACGCGTACGCGAAGATCCCGCAGCTGGTCAACCACCTGTACCTGCCCGTGCAGCACGGCTCCGACCGCATCCTGCAGGCGATGAAGCGCGGCTACACGGGCCTGGAATACAAATCGATCATCCGCCGCATCAAGGCGGTGCGTCCGAACATCTCGATCTCGTCCGACTTCATCGTCGGTTTCCCGGGCGAGACGGACGCCGATTTCGAAGCGATGATGAAGCTCGTCGAGGACGTCGGCTTCGACAACAGCTTCAGCTTCATCTTCAGCAAGCGCCCCGGCACCCCGGCCGCCAACCTGGCGGACGACACCCCGCACGAGGTCAAGCTCGCGCGCCTGCAACGCCTGCAGGCGCAGATCGACGCCAACACCCGCAAGACCAGCGCAAGCATGGTCGGCACCGTGCAGCGCATCCTGGTGGAAGGCCCCTCCAAGAAAGGCGGGGGCGAGCTCCAGGGGCGTACCGAGAACAACCGTGTCGTCAACTTCTTCCCGGGCGACGACAGCGCTGCGCTCATCGGCCAGCTGGTCGACGTGCGCATCACCGAAAGCCTGGATTACACCCTGCGCGGCGACCTGGTCGCCAGCATTGATACGATTGCCAAAGCCAGTTGA
- a CDS encoding HDOD domain-containing protein, with protein sequence MNRLTPEQLAAGVQDLPSLPAVVMELLSSIEQEDIDISVLAKKVSYDQALTAKTLRLANSSTYGLQVKVTTIQQAITFLGFQTTRNLITAAAITGCFPSGRCGGFHDKGFWRHSIATAACARALARRMRFNQDIAFTAGLLHDIGRLVLVTGHPDAYAQVVAWHAQHGGDWQDAEQAILGIDHVDAGVALADHWNFSSTMRQAIAYHHAPDIHGAGFLAAIVHVANAIVHALDLACEDDELVPRVSSVAWDAMGLNEEAYLHLFRETELQFGEMSTILMA encoded by the coding sequence ATGAACCGACTGACACCCGAACAACTGGCCGCCGGCGTGCAGGATTTGCCGTCGCTGCCCGCCGTCGTAATGGAATTGCTCAGCAGCATAGAGCAGGAAGACATCGACATCTCGGTGCTGGCGAAAAAAGTGTCGTACGACCAGGCCCTGACGGCAAAAACGCTGCGCCTGGCCAATTCCTCGACGTACGGCCTGCAAGTGAAGGTCACGACGATCCAGCAGGCCATCACCTTCCTGGGCTTCCAGACGACGCGCAACCTGATCACGGCGGCCGCCATCACCGGTTGCTTTCCGAGCGGACGCTGCGGGGGATTCCACGATAAGGGGTTCTGGCGCCATTCGATCGCCACGGCCGCGTGCGCACGCGCACTGGCGCGCCGGATGCGCTTCAACCAGGACATCGCGTTCACGGCGGGCCTGCTGCATGACATCGGCCGGCTCGTGCTGGTGACAGGTCATCCGGACGCGTATGCCCAGGTCGTGGCCTGGCACGCGCAGCATGGCGGCGACTGGCAGGACGCCGAACAGGCCATCCTCGGCATCGACCACGTCGACGCGGGCGTCGCGCTGGCCGACCACTGGAATTTCTCGAGCACCATGCGCCAGGCGATCGCCTACCACCACGCGCCCGACATCCATGGCGCGGGTTTCCTGGCAGCGATCGTGCACGTGGCCAACGCCATCGTGCACGCGCTCGACCTGGCTTGTGAAGACGACGAACTGGTGCCGCGCGTATCCAGCGTGGCCTGGGATGCGATGGGACTGAATGAAGAAGCCTATCTGCACCTGTTCCGCGAAACGGAACTGCAGTTTGGCGAAATGTCGACCATCCTGATGGCTTGA